Within Desulfatiglans sp., the genomic segment GAAGGGCCCTGGCGCAAACCTGCTGAGGTCGAGGACCGTTAAGCCGGATAAAGCCTGTAGATTTTCTTTATTATTTGACTGCATATTTTATTCCAAATATTTTACCAATAATTATCCGGCGCAAGGCACAGGGCTCAAGGCGCAAGAAAAATTGTTTTTGTCTTTCCCTGCGCCCTGCGCCTTGCACCTTGCGCCTCTCTTTTATCTCCCCGTAAACTCCGGCTTCCTCTTTTCACCAAATGCCTTGAGCGCCTCATCATGATCCTCTGATGTATCATTAACTATTGCAGAAAGCATTGCAGCCTCAAGTCTTACATCAGCATCAGACATGATGGATTTATTGATATATGATTTTGTAAGCCTCATGGCGGTGGGGCTCTTGTCTGCGAGTTCTGCTGCCATCTCATTAACCGCCTTTTCAAATTCACCCGCAGGCACAGCGCGGTTAACCAGCCCTATTCTCTCTGCCTCTTTCCCTGATATCCATTTACCTGTAAGAAGGAGCTCCTTTGCCCTTCTTATGCCGATTAAAAGAGGCAGCCTGTAAGGTGTCCCGCCAGCGCCGAACATCCCCACCTTCATATGCTGGTCGCCTATCATGGCATCTTCCACGGCAACCGCAAGGTCACATGCAAGAAGGATCTCAAAACCGCCTGCCAGCGCAAGGCCATTGATCGCAGCAATAACCGGTTTTGAAAGATTTTCTATCTTTACAAGCAGTTCCTTGCCGACTGTAAGAAAGTCTGTCTGTGACTTCAGGTTGGTCAGCTCCTTCGCAGCAAACTTGAGGTCAACCCCTGCACAGAAGGCCCTGCCGTTTCCGGTGATAATAAGAACCCTTACATTATTATCCCTGTCAGCCTCATCAAGAGCCTCGGTGATCTCCCTGAAGGTGATGCCGGTCATGGCATTAAGTTTATCCGGTCTGTTAAAGGTCAGCTTTGCTACATGATCCTTTACCTCGTAAATAACAGTTTCATATTTTGACATATTTCCCTCCGTTTAAAGAGTTTTATTTTAAGTTCAACGTTCGAAGTTGGATGTTGGAAGTTCATCTTTTAACCCTGCGCCCAGCCTTTATTCGTACATCCTCGCCACCACATCCCTGTACCGCTCAGTAATAATATTTCTTTTGATCTTGAATGTGGGTGTTACCTCTTCACGCTCCTGGCTGAATTCATCCTTCAGGATGATAAACCTCTTTATCTGCTCGACCTTGGCAACCTCCCTGTTCTGATAATCTA encodes:
- a CDS encoding enoyl-CoA hydratase/isomerase family protein gives rise to the protein MSKYETVIYEVKDHVAKLTFNRPDKLNAMTGITFREITEALDEADRDNNVRVLIITGNGRAFCAGVDLKFAAKELTNLKSQTDFLTVGKELLVKIENLSKPVIAAINGLALAGGFEILLACDLAVAVEDAMIGDQHMKVGMFGAGGTPYRLPLLIGIRRAKELLLTGKWISGKEAERIGLVNRAVPAGEFEKAVNEMAAELADKSPTAMRLTKSYINKSIMSDADVRLEAAMLSAIVNDTSEDHDEALKAFGEKRKPEFTGR